One Fundulus heteroclitus isolate FHET01 unplaced genomic scaffold, MU-UCD_Fhet_4.1 scaffold_45, whole genome shotgun sequence genomic window carries:
- the commd2 gene encoding COMM domain-containing protein 2 isoform X1: protein MLLVLSEDHKAHLSFLTKADGSVIEEFGRIALEFLRKGANPKIYEGAARKLCVPVGMVQHGVEGLMFLMTESSKHMISEVDFMDSVITLGFGEELNQSLLQLYMRHKHQVRSILSQLLCNQPAYHNLEWRLDVQLASRSVRQQIIPMVTIRLLLTSYDANSTHSCMDLQTDPSTLLHVISTLEAALAAMKTSHARRILRNIK from the exons ATGCTGTTGGTTTTGTCTGAGGATCATAAGGCACACCTGAGCTTTCTGACCAAGGCTGACGGTTCTG TGATTGAAGAGTTTGGTCGCATTGCACTAGAGTTCTTGAGGAAAGGAGCCAACCCAAAGATCTATGAGGGGGCAGCCA GGAAGCTCTGTGTTCCTGTTGGGATGGTGCAGCATGGAGTGGAAGGTCTAATGTTCCTGATGACTGAGAGCTCTAAACACATG ATTTCTGAAGTGGATTTCATGGACTCTGTTATAACTCTGGGGTTTGGCGAAGAGCTTAATCAGAGTTTGTTGCAG CTGTATATGCGGCACAAACACCAGGTTCGCAGCATCTTGAGCCAGCTGCTCTGCAATCAGCCAGCCTACCACAATCTGGAATGGAGACTGGATGTACAG TTGGCAAGTCGTTCAGTTCGTCAGCAGATCATTCCCATGGTGACCATTCGCCTTCTCTTGACAAGTTATGATGCAAACAGCACCCACAGCTGCATGGATCTCCAGACGGATCCCAGCACTCTCCTGCATGTGATCTCCACACTTGAGGCGGCTTTAGCTGCTATGAAAACCAGTCATGCTAGGCGGATTTTacgaaacattaaataa
- the commd2 gene encoding COMM domain-containing protein 2 isoform X2, whose protein sequence is MLLVLSEDHKAHLSFLTKADGSVIEEFGRIALEFLRKGANPKIYEGAARKLCVPVGMVQHGVEGLMFLMTESSKHMLYMRHKHQVRSILSQLLCNQPAYHNLEWRLDVQLASRSVRQQIIPMVTIRLLLTSYDANSTHSCMDLQTDPSTLLHVISTLEAALAAMKTSHARRILRNIK, encoded by the exons ATGCTGTTGGTTTTGTCTGAGGATCATAAGGCACACCTGAGCTTTCTGACCAAGGCTGACGGTTCTG TGATTGAAGAGTTTGGTCGCATTGCACTAGAGTTCTTGAGGAAAGGAGCCAACCCAAAGATCTATGAGGGGGCAGCCA GGAAGCTCTGTGTTCCTGTTGGGATGGTGCAGCATGGAGTGGAAGGTCTAATGTTCCTGATGACTGAGAGCTCTAAACACATG CTGTATATGCGGCACAAACACCAGGTTCGCAGCATCTTGAGCCAGCTGCTCTGCAATCAGCCAGCCTACCACAATCTGGAATGGAGACTGGATGTACAG TTGGCAAGTCGTTCAGTTCGTCAGCAGATCATTCCCATGGTGACCATTCGCCTTCTCTTGACAAGTTATGATGCAAACAGCACCCACAGCTGCATGGATCTCCAGACGGATCCCAGCACTCTCCTGCATGTGATCTCCACACTTGAGGCGGCTTTAGCTGCTATGAAAACCAGTCATGCTAGGCGGATTTTacgaaacattaaataa